In the Streptomyces sp. f51 genome, one interval contains:
- a CDS encoding DUF4232 domain-containing protein translates to MSTFPRTVADTDRHGTVSTRRPSPAARRAALLAGAALLSLLTGCNNGSPQSAPKTVPGTAGPASGDTGTKGGSTGGASTAASTPTKKAGTGTGTGTGKASGSASAPAASGGTHGTARCHTSELRASVGRNDPGAGQENFPLVLTNRSGHTCTVRGYPGAAFVDASGKQLGPDPQRTPGTPTTIVLAPGHSAWSGLTFSNPSISGANTATPASLIVTPPDELDSLKVAWTQGEVPVSGNASSVRLTVLSPGTAP, encoded by the coding sequence ATGTCGACCTTCCCGCGGACGGTGGCGGACACGGACCGGCACGGCACGGTGTCCACGCGCCGTCCTTCACCCGCCGCCCGGCGGGCCGCGCTGCTCGCGGGTGCCGCCCTGCTCAGCCTGCTGACCGGCTGCAACAACGGCTCCCCTCAGAGCGCTCCGAAGACCGTTCCCGGCACGGCGGGTCCGGCGTCCGGCGACACGGGCACGAAGGGGGGTTCCACCGGCGGCGCGAGCACGGCCGCGAGCACGCCGACGAAGAAGGCGGGGACGGGCACGGGGACAGGGACGGGGAAGGCGAGCGGATCCGCGTCGGCCCCGGCCGCCTCCGGGGGCACCCACGGTACCGCCCGCTGCCACACCTCGGAACTGCGCGCCTCCGTCGGCCGCAACGACCCCGGCGCTGGGCAGGAGAACTTCCCGCTCGTGCTGACCAACAGGTCGGGGCACACCTGCACCGTGCGCGGCTACCCCGGCGCGGCCTTCGTCGACGCCTCCGGCAAGCAGCTCGGACCCGACCCCCAGCGGACCCCGGGCACCCCGACGACGATCGTGCTCGCGCCCGGGCACAGCGCCTGGTCGGGCCTGACCTTCTCCAACCCGTCGATCAGCGGGGCGAACACGGCGACTCCCGCCTCCCTGATCGTCACTCCGCCCGACGAGCTGGACTCCCTCAAGGTGGCCTGGACCCAGGGCGAGGTGCCCGTGTCCGGCAACGCGTCCTCGGTCCGCCTGACCGTCCTCAGCCCCGGGACCGCCCCCTGA
- a CDS encoding ricin-type beta-trefoil lectin domain protein codes for MLTTASFTRLFGDSLHQGGPSAAWRPQLLVTVRRIAAEWLTDQRRDLLHPELLAGAGREGGEDRAAARLLPPEGRRLISRAFQRLPEPARCLLWHGEVEAERPEVPAALLGIFPEDAVTELERARERLRQGCLEIHHELAPSQECRRYHRMLDVSFRRGGLDLDPDLRGHMDACGHCRYAADQLSRFNGDLALPLAEAVLGWGAHAYAASRRARAAAAETAGQPTDGGTGQGVAFADGAGQGVAFDDGVTGAGGGPGFAGGVMGAGFGDGVTGAGGATGFGDAVAGAGGRPGPGSDPIVEFLPDTGDVRPPGPFPYAPADTSGYTGAPPAGLDATARQSVLPSEREAPAPEEEDRAARRRGTPRSGGTRASRRAGGHKASRRAPGPRTIATAVLTLGALITVPLVLWASDGGSKDRHGTTDGGHSSAAPSRGTNPSWVGTGGKKDGTARGRLRNAATGLCVGFAGTAPVSGAEARLVTCSSDSAAQWSYAPDGLLREADHPSLCLDSHLGYSVQLAACTGPSQPATKNVRYDFTLQGMLVPRWNQDLALAPASSEGESALVLKLRDDEPVQHWTLDTSSPSLQLEVVNWDSTTGDAKGRSTKTPSTMPPPATTTPTPTASPGHTAPSAESSEDPCAPASSFCSGDGVNGTARDGGYGTGFGSGGYGSSGGGGRGGRR; via the coding sequence ATGCTCACCACCGCATCATTCACGCGTCTGTTCGGGGATTCGCTGCACCAGGGCGGGCCGAGCGCCGCCTGGCGCCCCCAGCTGCTCGTCACCGTCCGCCGCATAGCCGCCGAGTGGCTCACGGACCAGCGGCGCGACCTGCTCCATCCCGAGCTCCTGGCCGGGGCCGGCCGGGAGGGCGGTGAGGACCGGGCGGCCGCCCGCCTGCTGCCGCCGGAGGGCAGGCGTCTGATCTCGCGCGCGTTCCAGCGGCTGCCCGAACCGGCCCGCTGTCTGCTGTGGCACGGTGAGGTGGAGGCCGAGCGACCCGAGGTCCCGGCGGCCCTGTTGGGGATCTTCCCCGAGGACGCGGTGACCGAACTGGAGCGGGCCAGGGAGCGGCTGCGCCAGGGCTGTCTGGAGATCCACCACGAACTCGCCCCCAGCCAGGAGTGCCGCCGCTACCACCGCATGCTCGACGTCTCCTTCCGGCGCGGCGGCCTCGATCTCGACCCCGATCTGCGCGGCCACATGGACGCGTGCGGACACTGTCGTTACGCGGCCGACCAGTTGAGCCGGTTCAACGGCGACCTCGCCCTCCCGCTCGCCGAGGCGGTGCTCGGCTGGGGCGCGCACGCCTACGCGGCCTCCCGTCGGGCACGGGCCGCCGCCGCGGAGACGGCCGGACAGCCGACCGACGGCGGGACCGGCCAGGGCGTGGCCTTCGCCGATGGGGCCGGCCAGGGCGTGGCCTTCGACGACGGGGTCACGGGTGCGGGCGGTGGCCCGGGTTTCGCCGGGGGAGTGATGGGCGCGGGCTTCGGCGACGGAGTCACGGGTGCCGGCGGCGCCACGGGGTTCGGCGACGCAGTCGCGGGGGCCGGCGGCCGTCCGGGCCCCGGGAGCGACCCCATCGTCGAGTTCCTGCCCGACACCGGCGACGTACGCCCGCCCGGCCCCTTCCCGTACGCCCCGGCGGACACCTCCGGGTACACCGGCGCCCCGCCCGCCGGCCTCGACGCGACCGCGCGGCAGTCGGTCCTCCCGTCCGAACGGGAAGCACCCGCCCCCGAGGAGGAGGACCGCGCCGCCCGCCGCCGGGGCACCCCCCGCTCCGGCGGAACGCGGGCCTCCCGCAGGGCCGGCGGCCACAAGGCGTCCCGGCGCGCACCGGGACCCCGCACCATCGCCACCGCCGTGCTGACCCTCGGCGCGCTGATCACGGTCCCCCTGGTCCTCTGGGCGTCCGACGGCGGCTCCAAGGACCGGCACGGTACGACCGACGGCGGCCACTCCAGCGCGGCACCGAGCCGGGGCACGAACCCGTCGTGGGTCGGCACCGGAGGGAAGAAGGACGGCACCGCGCGCGGCCGGCTGCGCAACGCCGCGACCGGGCTGTGCGTCGGCTTCGCCGGAACAGCGCCCGTGAGCGGGGCCGAGGCCCGGCTCGTCACCTGCTCCTCGGACTCGGCCGCCCAGTGGTCGTACGCGCCCGACGGACTCCTGCGCGAAGCGGACCACCCGAGCCTGTGTCTCGACTCGCACCTCGGCTACTCCGTCCAACTGGCCGCCTGTACGGGCCCGTCGCAGCCGGCCACGAAGAACGTCCGCTACGACTTCACCCTCCAGGGCATGCTCGTACCGCGCTGGAACCAGGATCTGGCCCTCGCCCCCGCCTCGTCCGAGGGGGAGTCGGCGCTCGTCCTCAAACTCCGCGACGACGAGCCGGTCCAGCACTGGACGCTCGACACCTCCTCGCCCTCGCTCCAACTGGAGGTCGTCAACTGGGACTCCACCACCGGCGACGCGAAGGGACGCTCGACCAAGACGCCGTCCACGATGCCACCGCCGGCCACCACCACCCCGACGCCCACCGCGAGCCCCGGCCACACCGCCCCCTCCGCGGAGTCGTCCGAAGACCCCTGCGCCCCGGCGTCCTCCTTCTGCTCGGGGGACGGCGTCAACGGCACGGCCCGGGACGGCGGTTACGGTACGGGCTTCGGGTCCGGCGGCTACGGATCGTCCGGCGGAGGGGGCCGGGGCGGCCGCCGTTGA
- a CDS encoding methylated-DNA--[protein]-cysteine S-methyltransferase, protein MTVYTTMDSPLGRLLLVGEKSATAKGGTALAALSVPDQKYGAVVQDGWQEDADAFREIVAQLSSYFDGRLTAFDIEYVTSGSDFQRRVWKALETIPYGTTVSYGEVAARIGASRAAVRAVGTAIGANPLLVVRPCHRVIGASGALTGYAGGLERKRQLLDLENVPS, encoded by the coding sequence ATGACGGTCTACACGACCATGGACAGCCCGCTCGGCCGACTGCTGCTGGTGGGTGAGAAGTCCGCCACCGCCAAGGGCGGCACCGCGCTCGCGGCGCTGTCCGTGCCGGACCAGAAGTACGGCGCGGTCGTCCAGGACGGCTGGCAGGAGGACGCGGACGCCTTCCGGGAGATCGTCGCCCAGCTGAGCTCGTACTTCGACGGCCGCCTGACCGCCTTCGACATCGAGTACGTGACGAGCGGCAGCGACTTCCAGCGCCGTGTCTGGAAGGCCCTGGAGACCATCCCGTACGGCACCACGGTCAGCTACGGAGAGGTCGCGGCGCGGATCGGCGCGTCCAGGGCCGCGGTCCGTGCCGTCGGAACGGCGATCGGCGCGAACCCCCTGTTGGTCGTCCGCCCGTGCCACCGGGTGATCGGCGCGAGCGGGGCGCTCACCGGTTACGCCGGGGGTCTGGAACGCAAGCGACAGCTCCTGGACCTGGAGAACGTGCCGTCCTGA
- a CDS encoding nuclear transport factor 2 family protein, which translates to MVWIPQISGLVERLGAAELADALRDPAAATVPVALDDPEAGRISGVGVLEAWLAVQDTWRAERKAEIEEVATTFGGGRAVGEWIVRLEGEDGGRIGLPVAAAVDLTSTLPVRIHHSRLPLLGRHVVRRPMVPPDPSARPSDVVGAYLDALGAGDTAAAVAAFAPDGTYRGPGADSDRHTGTRELTEFHDALFSAGGGIPLTLCGVTEDGTRSAFEYVVDRWGDAGLPAQPGLAVCVRGGDGLIVSARVYDDVEAPVS; encoded by the coding sequence ATGGTCTGGATCCCGCAGATCTCCGGCCTCGTCGAACGGCTCGGCGCCGCCGAGCTCGCCGACGCCCTGCGCGACCCGGCGGCCGCCACCGTACCCGTCGCCCTCGACGACCCGGAGGCCGGCCGGATCAGCGGTGTCGGTGTGCTGGAGGCCTGGCTGGCCGTGCAGGACACCTGGCGGGCGGAGCGCAAGGCGGAGATCGAGGAGGTCGCCACGACGTTCGGCGGGGGGCGGGCCGTGGGGGAGTGGATCGTACGTCTGGAGGGCGAGGACGGCGGACGCATCGGGCTGCCCGTGGCGGCCGCTGTGGACCTCACCTCCACGCTGCCGGTGCGGATCCACCACTCCCGCCTGCCGCTCCTCGGCCGCCATGTGGTGCGCCGCCCCATGGTGCCGCCGGACCCTTCGGCGCGCCCCTCGGACGTCGTGGGCGCCTATCTGGACGCCCTCGGGGCGGGGGACACCGCGGCCGCCGTCGCCGCCTTCGCGCCGGACGGCACCTACCGCGGGCCGGGTGCCGACTCGGACCGGCACACCGGGACGCGGGAACTGACCGAGTTCCACGACGCCCTGTTCTCCGCGGGCGGCGGCATCCCGCTCACGCTGTGCGGCGTGACCGAGGACGGCACCCGCAGCGCGTTCGAGTATGTGGTCGACCGCTGGGGCGACGCCGGTCTGCCGGCCCAGCCGGGCCTCGCGGTGTGCGTCCGGGGCGGTGATGGCCTGATCGTGTCGGCGCGGGTCTACGACGACGTGGAAGCCCCGGTGTCGTAG
- a CDS encoding aldo/keto reductase — protein MRYVKLGSTGLDVSRICLGCMSFGLPDRGVHTWTLDEEASRPLIRQALESGITFFDTANVYSDGTSEEIVGRALGAFARRDEIVIASKVNGAMHEGPNGRGLSRKAIMTEIDNSLRRLGTDYIDLYQIHRFDHRTPVEETMEALHDVVKAGKVRYLGASSMYAWEFSKAQYTATLHGWTRFVAMQNHYNLLYREEEREMLPLCADQGVGVLPWSPLARGRLTRDWDTSTERSRGDEFGRKLYQEGDREIVDAVGRIAAERGVPRARVALAWLLGRDGVTAPIVGATRAGHIEDAVASLGLELSDKETEELERPYTPRAISGH, from the coding sequence ATGCGGTATGTGAAGCTCGGTTCGACGGGCCTCGACGTCTCCCGGATCTGCCTCGGCTGCATGAGTTTCGGTCTGCCCGACCGTGGCGTCCACACGTGGACCCTGGACGAGGAGGCCTCGCGCCCCCTGATCCGGCAGGCACTGGAGTCCGGGATCACCTTCTTCGACACGGCCAACGTCTACTCGGACGGCACCAGCGAGGAGATCGTCGGACGTGCGCTCGGCGCGTTCGCGCGCCGCGACGAGATCGTGATCGCCAGCAAGGTCAACGGCGCGATGCACGAGGGCCCCAACGGCCGCGGTCTGTCCCGCAAGGCGATCATGACGGAGATCGACAACAGCCTGCGCCGTCTCGGCACCGACTACATCGACCTCTACCAGATCCACCGCTTCGACCACCGCACCCCCGTCGAGGAGACGATGGAGGCGCTGCACGACGTGGTCAAGGCGGGCAAGGTCCGCTACCTCGGGGCGAGTTCGATGTACGCGTGGGAGTTCTCCAAGGCCCAGTACACGGCCACGCTGCACGGCTGGACCCGCTTCGTGGCCATGCAGAACCACTACAACCTCCTCTATCGCGAGGAGGAGCGCGAGATGCTGCCGCTCTGCGCGGACCAGGGGGTCGGCGTCCTGCCGTGGAGCCCGCTCGCCCGCGGCCGGCTCACCCGTGACTGGGACACGTCCACCGAGCGCAGCCGGGGCGACGAGTTCGGCCGCAAGCTGTACCAGGAGGGCGACCGCGAGATCGTCGACGCCGTCGGGCGCATCGCCGCCGAGCGCGGGGTACCGCGTGCCAGGGTGGCGCTCGCCTGGCTGCTGGGGCGCGACGGCGTGACCGCGCCCATCGTCGGTGCCACCCGGGCGGGTCACATCGAGGACGCGGTGGCCTCGCTCGGCCTGGAGCTCTCCGACAAGGAGACCGAGGAACTGGAGCGGCCGTACACGCCCCGCGCGATCAGCGGTCACTGA